A window of the Cucurbita pepo subsp. pepo cultivar mu-cu-16 chromosome LG01, ASM280686v2, whole genome shotgun sequence genome harbors these coding sequences:
- the LOC111796141 gene encoding mitogen-activated protein kinase 9 produces MVEKEFFTEYGEATQYEIQELIGRGSYGVVASAIDTHSGEKVAIKKINNVFEHVSDATRILREIKLLRFLRHPDIVDIKHILLPPCRREFKDLYIVFELMECDLHHVLKTNDDLTPQHHQFFLYQLLRALKYIHSAHVFHRDLKPKNILANADCKLKICDFGLARASFSDAPSAIFWTDYVATRWYRAPELCGSFLSKYTPAVDIWSIGCIFAEMLASKPLFPGKSVSHELDLITDLLGTPSAECIAKIRNEKSKRYLSGMRKKHPIPLSRKFPNADPLALRLLERLLAFDPDDRPSAEEALADPYFHGLANLEDEPSRQPISKLEFEFERGKLTQDDVRELIYREILEYHPQMLQGYLQGSGSHFLYPSGIDRFKRQFDNLEERSGKVERRTGSPLLRKHASLPRERIYTPRDEDDDEKCISERRTAALRSPPGPACSLTAQNGSVHVDCNSYNLLRNASISCSKWVD; encoded by the exons ATGGTTGAGAAGGAATTTTTCACTGAATATGGTGAAGCTACTCAATATGAAATTCAAGAACTTATAGGTAGAGGGAGCTATGGAGTTGTTGCATCTGCCATAGACACTCATTCTGGTGAGAAAGTTGCTATCAAGAAGATAAATAATGTCTTCGAGCATGTTTCTGATGCCACACGTATTCTAAGAGAAATAAAGCTGCTCCGATTTCTACGACATCCCGATATCGTTGATATAAAACATATATTGCTCCCTCCATGTAGAAGGGAGTTTAAAGATTTGTACATTGTTTTTGAATTGATGGAGTGTGATCTTCATCATGTACTCAAGACTAATGATGATCTTACCCCTCAGCATCATCAGTTTTTCTTGTATCAACTTCTTAGAGCCTTGAAGTATATACATTCAG CGCATGTGTTCCATAGAGATTTGAAGCCGAAGAATATACTTGCTAATGCTGACTGCAAACTGAAGATTTGTGACTTTGGACTTGCGCGTGCATCTTTTAGTGATGCCCCATCTGCCATTTTTTGGACG GATTATGTGGCTACTCGATGGTACCGTGCTCCTGAACTCTGTGGTTCTTTTCTCTCAAAG TATACACCAGCTGTTGATATTTGGAGCATAGGATGTATATTTGCTGAAATGTTGGCAAGCAAGCCTTTGTTTCCTGGGAAAAGTGTTTCCCACGAGCTGGATCTAATAACGGACTTACTCGGTACCCCTTCGGCTGAATGTATTGCCAAG ATTCGTAACGAAAAATCTAAAAGGTATTTGAGTGGCATGAGAAAAAAACATCCAATTCCTCTGTCAAGAAAGTTCCCCAATGCAGATCCACTAGCTCTTCGTTTACTCGAACGTCTGCTTGCATTTGATCCCGATGATCGTCCTTCTGCAGAGGAG GCATTAGCTGATCCATACTTCCATGGACTGGCAAATCTGGAGGATGAACCATCCAGGCAACCCATTTCAAAACTCGAGTTCGAGTTTGAAAGGGGAAAGTTGACACAAGATGATGTCAGAGAGCTTATTTATAGAGAA ATTTTAGAGTACCACCCTCAAATGTTACAGGGCTACCTTCAAGGTTCTGGGAGTCACTTCTTGTATCCCAG TGGAATTGATCGATTCAAGCGTCAATTTGATAATCTTGAGGAACGTTCTGGTAAAGTTGAGAGACGCACAGGCAGTCCACTTCTAAGGAAGCATGCCTCCTTGCctag GGAGCGAATATATACACCACGAGATGAAGACGATGATGAAAAATGTATATCGGAACGGAGAACTGCAGCGCTTCGAAGCCCTCCTGGACCTGCTTGTTCATTAACTGCTCAGAATGGTTCTGTTCATGTAGATTGCAATAGCTATAACCTGTTGAGGAATGCAAGTATAAGTTGTTCTAAATGGGTGGATTAA
- the LOC111796150 gene encoding serine carboxypeptidase-like 50 isoform X1, whose protein sequence is MDSTNVLLSVFFFLFFASFPVLATSSPPFFPAEALPTKSGYLPINPTTGSAIYFAFYEAQTPISSISKTPLLIWLQGGPGCSSMIGNFFELGPWRVNFHKKETDPVSLIPNTGSWNRRFGVLFLDNPIGTGFSIAATKDEIPKNQYSVSKHLFSAISSFIEQDITFKNRPIYITGESYAGKYVPSIGYYILKKNPKLPVDKRLNLAGVAIGNGLTDPITQVATHALNAYYSGLINERQKKELEIAQLEAVELTKKGNWSEATNARSKVLNLLKNMTGLATLYDYTRKSPYNSELVAEFLSFKEVKRALGVNESMVFEECSDLVGEVLKDDVMKSMRYKVDYLVKNSKVLVYQGQFDLRDGVVSTEAWLKKVKWGEIERFLGADRKIWSVGDELAGYVQTWKSLSNAVVLGAGHLVPSDQALNSQAMIEDWVLEKGLFGDDNAEEKKPFGANDFGVW, encoded by the exons ATGGATTCAACCAACGTCCTTCTctctgtcttcttcttcttgttcttcgcTTCATTTCCAGTTCTAGCCACTTCATCTCCGCCATTTTTTCCGGCGGAAGCTCTTCCCACCAAATCAGGCTATCTTCCGATCAACCCCACCACCGGCTCCGCCATTTAC TTCGCCTTTTACGAAGCCCAAACCCCGATTTCTTCCATCTCAAAAACCCCTCTTCTGATTTGGCTCCAAGGCGGCCCTGGCTGTTCTTCCATGATCGGCAACTTCTTCGAGCTGGGTCCATGGCGGGTCAATTTCCACAAAAAAGAAACCGACCCTGTTTCCCTAATCCCCAATACAGGCTCGTGGAATCGAAGATTTGGGGTTCTATTTCTCGACAATCCAATCGGAACTGGCTTCAGTATTGCAGCAACTAAAGATGAGATCCCTAAAAACCAATACTCTGTTTCTAAGCATCTTTTTTCTGCAATTTCTTCGTTTATTGAACAGGATATTACGTTTAAGAATCGACCCATTTACATAACAGGGGAGAGCTATGCAGGGAAATATGTTCCCTCAATTGGGTATtacattttgaagaaaaacccCAAATTACCTGTTGATAAGAGGCTCAATTTAGCTGGTGTAGCCATTGGAAATGGGCTAACAGATCCCATAACTCAAGTAGCCACTCATGCGTTGAATGCTTACTATTCTGGGCTGATTAACGAAAGGCAAAAAAAGGAACTGGAAATCGCTCAATTGGAGGCTGTGGAGCTCACTAAAAAGGGGAATTGGAGTGAGGCCACAAATGCAAGGAGTAAGGTCTTGAATTTGCTCAAGAACATGACAGGATTAGCCACTCTGTATGATTATACAAGAAAATCTCCTTATAATTCTGAATTGGTAGCTGAGTTCTTGAGCTTCAAGGAGGTGAAGAGGGCATTGGGAGTGAATGAGTCCATGGTTTTCGAAGAGTGTAGCGATCTTGTTGGGGAGGTTTTGAAAGATGATGTGATGAAGAGTATGAGATATAAGGTTGATTATCTGGTGAAGAACAGTAAGGTATTGGTTTACCAAGGGCAGTTTGATTTGAGGGACGGCGTGGTTTCAACGGAGGCTTGGTTGAAGAAGGTGAAATGGGGTGAGATTGAGAGGTTTTTGGGAGCTGACAGAAAGATTTGGAGTGTTGGAGATGAGTTAGCTGGTTATGTTCAGACATGGAAGAGTTTGAGCAATGCTGTCGTGTTGGGAGCTGGTCATCTTGTTCCTTCTGATCAAGCTTTGAACTCTCAAGCAATGATTGAAGATTGGGTGTTGGAGAAGGGACTGTTTGGTGATGATAATGCTGAAGAGAAGAAGCCTTTTGGTGCTAATGATTTTGGGGTTTGGTGA
- the LOC111796150 gene encoding serine carboxypeptidase-like 50 isoform X2: protein MDSTNVLLSVFFFLFFASFPVLATSSPPFFPAEALPTKSGYLPINPTTGSAIYFAFYEAQTPISSISKTPLLIWLQGGPGCSSMIGNFFELGPWRVNFHKKETDPVSLIPNTGSWNRRFGVLFLDNPIGTGFSIAATKDEIPKNQYSVSKHLFSAISSFIEQDITFKNRPIYITGESYAGKYVPSIGYYILKKNPKLPVDKRLNLAGVAIGNGLTDPITQVATHALNAYYSGLINERQKKELEIAQLEAVELTKKGNWSEATNARSKVLNLLKNMTGLATLYDYTRKSPYNSELVAEFLSFKEVKRALGVNESMVFEECSDLVGEVLKDDVMKSMRYKVDYLVKNSKVLVYQGQFDLRDGVVSTEAWLKKVKWGEIERFLGADRKIWSVGDELAGYVQTWKSLSNAVVLGAGHLVPSDQALNSQAMIEDWVLEKGLFGDDNAEEKKPFGANDFGVW from the exons ATGGATTCAACCAACGTCCTTCTctctgtcttcttcttcttgttcttcgcTTCATTTCCAGTTCTAGCCACTTCATCTCCGCCATTTTTTCCGGCGGAAGCTCTTCCCACCAAATCAGGCTATCTTCCGATCA ATCCCACCACCGGCTCCGCCATATACTTCGCCTTTTACGAAGCCCAAACCCCGATTTCTTCCATCTCAAAAACCCCTCTTCTGATTTGGCTCCAAGGCGGCCCTGGCTGTTCTTCCATGATCGGCAACTTCTTCGAGCTGGGTCCATGGCGGGTCAATTTCCACAAAAAAGAAACCGACCCTGTTTCCCTAATCCCCAATACAGGCTCGTGGAATCGAAGATTTGGGGTTCTATTTCTCGACAATCCAATCGGAACTGGCTTCAGTATTGCAGCAACTAAAGATGAGATCCCTAAAAACCAATACTCTGTTTCTAAGCATCTTTTTTCTGCAATTTCTTCGTTTATTGAACAGGATATTACGTTTAAGAATCGACCCATTTACATAACAGGGGAGAGCTATGCAGGGAAATATGTTCCCTCAATTGGGTATtacattttgaagaaaaacccCAAATTACCTGTTGATAAGAGGCTCAATTTAGCTGGTGTAGCCATTGGAAATGGGCTAACAGATCCCATAACTCAAGTAGCCACTCATGCGTTGAATGCTTACTATTCTGGGCTGATTAACGAAAGGCAAAAAAAGGAACTGGAAATCGCTCAATTGGAGGCTGTGGAGCTCACTAAAAAGGGGAATTGGAGTGAGGCCACAAATGCAAGGAGTAAGGTCTTGAATTTGCTCAAGAACATGACAGGATTAGCCACTCTGTATGATTATACAAGAAAATCTCCTTATAATTCTGAATTGGTAGCTGAGTTCTTGAGCTTCAAGGAGGTGAAGAGGGCATTGGGAGTGAATGAGTCCATGGTTTTCGAAGAGTGTAGCGATCTTGTTGGGGAGGTTTTGAAAGATGATGTGATGAAGAGTATGAGATATAAGGTTGATTATCTGGTGAAGAACAGTAAGGTATTGGTTTACCAAGGGCAGTTTGATTTGAGGGACGGCGTGGTTTCAACGGAGGCTTGGTTGAAGAAGGTGAAATGGGGTGAGATTGAGAGGTTTTTGGGAGCTGACAGAAAGATTTGGAGTGTTGGAGATGAGTTAGCTGGTTATGTTCAGACATGGAAGAGTTTGAGCAATGCTGTCGTGTTGGGAGCTGGTCATCTTGTTCCTTCTGATCAAGCTTTGAACTCTCAAGCAATGATTGAAGATTGGGTGTTGGAGAAGGGACTGTTTGGTGATGATAATGCTGAAGAGAAGAAGCCTTTTGGTGCTAATGATTTTGGGGTTTGGTGA
- the LOC111796150 gene encoding serine carboxypeptidase-like 50 isoform X3, whose protein sequence is MDSTNVLLSVFFFLFFASFPVLATSSPPFFPAEALPTKSGYLPINPTTGSAIYFAFYEAQTPVSSISKTPLPKTPLLIWLQGGPGCSSMIGNFFELGPWRVNFHKKETDPVSLIPNTGSWNRRFGVLFLDNPIGTGFSIAATKDEIPKNQYSVSKHLFSAISSFIEQDITFKNRPIYITGESYAGKYVPSIGYYILKKNPKLPVDKRLNLAGVAIGNGLTDPITQVATHALNAYYSGLINERQKKELEIAQLEAVELTKKGNWSEATNARSKVLNLLKNMTGLATLYDYTRKSPYNSELVAEFLSFKEVKRALGVNESMVFEECSDLVGEVLKDDVMKSMRYKVDYLVKNSKVLVYQGQFDLRDGVVSTEAWLKKVKWGEIERFLGADRKIWSVGDELAGYVQTWKSLSNAVVLGAGHLVPSDQALNSQAMIEDWVLEKGLFGDDNAEEKKPFGANDFGVW, encoded by the exons ATGGATTCAACCAACGTCCTTCTctctgtcttcttcttcttgttcttcgcTTCATTTCCAGTTCTAGCCACTTCATCTCCGCCATTTTTTCCGGCGGAAGCTCTTCCCACCAAATCAGGCTATCTTCCGATCAACCCCACCACCGGCTCCGCCATTTACTTCGCCTTTTACGAAGCACAAACCCCAGTTTCTTCCATCTCAAAAACCCCTCTTC CAAAAACCCCTCTTCTGATTTGGCTCCAAGGCGGCCCTGGCTGTTCTTCCATGATCGGCAACTTCTTCGAGCTGGGTCCATGGCGGGTCAATTTCCACAAAAAAGAAACCGACCCTGTTTCCCTAATCCCCAATACAGGCTCGTGGAATCGAAGATTTGGGGTTCTATTTCTCGACAATCCAATCGGAACTGGCTTCAGTATTGCAGCAACTAAAGATGAGATCCCTAAAAACCAATACTCTGTTTCTAAGCATCTTTTTTCTGCAATTTCTTCGTTTATTGAACAGGATATTACGTTTAAGAATCGACCCATTTACATAACAGGGGAGAGCTATGCAGGGAAATATGTTCCCTCAATTGGGTATtacattttgaagaaaaacccCAAATTACCTGTTGATAAGAGGCTCAATTTAGCTGGTGTAGCCATTGGAAATGGGCTAACAGATCCCATAACTCAAGTAGCCACTCATGCGTTGAATGCTTACTATTCTGGGCTGATTAACGAAAGGCAAAAAAAGGAACTGGAAATCGCTCAATTGGAGGCTGTGGAGCTCACTAAAAAGGGGAATTGGAGTGAGGCCACAAATGCAAGGAGTAAGGTCTTGAATTTGCTCAAGAACATGACAGGATTAGCCACTCTGTATGATTATACAAGAAAATCTCCTTATAATTCTGAATTGGTAGCTGAGTTCTTGAGCTTCAAGGAGGTGAAGAGGGCATTGGGAGTGAATGAGTCCATGGTTTTCGAAGAGTGTAGCGATCTTGTTGGGGAGGTTTTGAAAGATGATGTGATGAAGAGTATGAGATATAAGGTTGATTATCTGGTGAAGAACAGTAAGGTATTGGTTTACCAAGGGCAGTTTGATTTGAGGGACGGCGTGGTTTCAACGGAGGCTTGGTTGAAGAAGGTGAAATGGGGTGAGATTGAGAGGTTTTTGGGAGCTGACAGAAAGATTTGGAGTGTTGGAGATGAGTTAGCTGGTTATGTTCAGACATGGAAGAGTTTGAGCAATGCTGTCGTGTTGGGAGCTGGTCATCTTGTTCCTTCTGATCAAGCTTTGAACTCTCAAGCAATGATTGAAGATTGGGTGTTGGAGAAGGGACTGTTTGGTGATGATAATGCTGAAGAGAAGAAGCCTTTTGGTGCTAATGATTTTGGGGTTTGGTGA
- the LOC111808440 gene encoding subtilisin-like protease SBT4.14 — MLISISSRVLVCVLLFVVGCVGAVEIDEEKKHFIVFLEMKPDLNEFDAVETHLNVLMSVKESYVEAEESMVYSYTKSFNAFAAKLNEEEALALSKREDVHHVIPNQYRKLQTTRSWDFIGLPSKARRNSKETDIIVGLFDTGITPTADSFKDDGFGPPPKKWKGTCHHFANFTGCNRKLIGARYFKLDGNPDPADILSPIDVDGHGTHTSSTATGNAVAGASLSGLAKGTARGGVPSARVAMYKVCWASTGCADMDILAAFDAAIHDGVDVISISIGGGAFGNYSDDSISIGAFHALKKGIITVTSAGNDGPTPGSVVNHAPWIVTVGASAIDRKFISLLELGNGKNISGVGINIFNPKKKMYPLVYGGDVARGAENRESASHCAEDSLDPSKVKGSLVFCELITWGVDSVVNALGANGAIIQSDEYLDNANIFMAPATMVSSSVGAVIHSYIKSTRTPTAVIYKTRQLKAAAPMAASFSSRGPNPGTTRILKPDIAAPGVDILAGYTPLKSLTGQEGDTQFSKFTLMSGTSMACPHVAAAAAYVKSFHPLWSPAAIRSALITTASRISRRLNPDGEFAYGAGNLNPSRAINPGLIYDLNEMSYIQFLCREGYTGSSIGVLAGTKSINCSTLIPGHGHDSLNYPTFQLRLKSPRRAMSTVFRRRVTNVGHPVSVYNATIKAPPGVEITVTPSTLSFLRLQQKRSFKVAVKAGPLASGKMVSGSVAWIGARHAVRSPIVVYSPEDEEVFVRE; from the exons ATGTTGATATCGATATCTTCTCGTGTTCTTGTCTGTGTTCTTTTGTTCGTCGTAGGCTGCGTCGGTGCTGTAGAAATCGATGAGGAAAAG AAACATTTCATTGTCTTCCTGGAAATGAAGCCtgatttgaatgaatttgatgCAGTGGAAACACATCTTAATGTTCTCATGTCAGTGAAGGAAAG CTATGTCGAGGCGGAGGAGTCGATGGTGTATAGTTACACAAAAAGCTTCAATGCCTTTGCAGCCAAGCTAAATGAAGAGGAAGCCCTAGCATTGTCaa AGAGGGAAGACGTGCATCACGTGATTCCAAACCAGTATAGAAAACTACAAACAACACGATCATGGGACTTCATCGGATTGCCTTCCAAAGCCAGAAGAAATTCCAAAGAGACAGATATTATCGTGGGTTTATTTGATACCG GGATCACTCCAACCGCTGATAGCTTTAAAGATGATGGGTTTGGTCCTCCACCCAAAAAATGGAAGGGCACGTGTCACCATTTCGCCAATTTCACCGGCTGCAACAg AAAACTCATCGGAGCAAGATATTTCAAGCTCGACGGCAACCCGGATCCGGCCGACATCTTGTCGCCGATAGACGTCGATGGCCACGGCACGCATACGTCATCAACGGCAACAGGTAATGCAGTTGCGGGAGCCAGCCTCTCTGGTCTGGCCAAAGGAACTGCCCGTGGAGGCGTGCCGTCCGCCAGAGTTGCCATGTACAAGGTCTGCTGGGCTAGCACTGGGTGCGCTGATATGGATATTCTAGCCGCCTTTGACGCTGCCATACATGATGGCGTCGATGTCATTTCAATATCAATCGGCGGCGGCGCCTTTGGCAATTACTCCGATGACTCCATCTCCATTGGGGCGTTTCATGCCTTGAAGAAGGGTATCATCACCGTGACCTCCGCCGGAAACGACGGTCCGACTCCCGGCAGTGTCGTTAACCACGCGCCGTGGATTGTGACGGTTGGTGCCAGCGCGATTGATCGGAAATTTATTAGTCTATTAGAGTTGGGCAATGGGAAGAACATCTCG GGAGTAGGGATAAACATATTcaatccaaagaaaaaaatgtaccCATTAGTGTATGGAGGGGATGTGGCGAGGGGCGCAGAGAACAGAGAGAGCGCAAGCCATTGCGCGGAGGACTCGCTTGATCCAAGCAAGGTGAAGGGCAGCCTTGTGTTCTGCGAATTGATCACTTGGGGCGTTGATTCTGTTGTCAATGCGCTTGGTGCCAACGGCGCTATCATTCAAAGCGATGAGTATCTTGACAATGCTAATATCTTCATGGCTCCTGCCACCATGGTTAGCAGCTCTGTTGGTGCTGTTATTCACTCCTATATCAAGTCCACCAG AACCCCCACGGCAGTAATATACAAAACAAGGCAGCTCAAAGCAGCAGCTCCTATGGCCGCTTCCTTCTCTTCTAGAGGCCCAAATCCAGGCACCACTCGCATTCTTAAG CCGGACATAGCAGCGCCGGGAGTGGACATATTGGCCGGTTACACGCCGCTGAAGTCACTAACAGGGCAGGAGGGTGACACCCAATTCTCCAAATTTACACTCATGTCTGGCACTTCCATGGCCTGCCCCCacgtcgccgccgccgccgcctatGTCAAGTCTTTCCATCCGCTTTGGTCTCCTGCCGCCATTAGATCCGCCCTGATCACCACCG CGAGTCGGATCAGCCGACGGCTGAATCCTGATGGCGAATTTGCATATGGAGCTGGCAATCTAAATCCATCGAGAGCCATAAATCCTGGCCTAATCTATGATCTCAATGAAATGTCATACATCCAATTCCTTTGTAGGGAAGGCTACACGGGTTCTTCAATTGGCGTCCTCGCTGGAACTAAATCCATAAACTGCTCTACTTTAATCCCGGGGCATGGACATGACTCTCTCAATTATCCAACCTTTCAACTCAGGCTCAAGAGCCCCCGACGAGCGATGTCCACCGTGTTCCGACGACGAGTCACCAACGTCGGACACCCCGTATCTGTCTACAATGCCACCATCAAGGCTCCCCCTGGGGTGGAGATCACGGTTACACCGAGCACATTGTCATTTTTACGGCTGCAGCAGAAGCGGAGCTTTAAGGTGGCTGTGAAGGCCGGTCCTTTGGCGTCGGGGAAAATGGTGTCGGGTTCGGTTGCTTGGATCGGAGCTCGACATGCTGTGAGAAGTCCAATTGTTGTTTATAGCCCTGAGGATGAAGAAGTATTTGTGAGGGAATGA